In one window of Chiloscyllium punctatum isolate Juve2018m chromosome 11, sChiPun1.3, whole genome shotgun sequence DNA:
- the oprm1 gene encoding mu-type opioid receptor isoform X1: MDLLAQPCGDLAANGSQLCQTSLTTINSSLGSANWSYLCINSSSNPCNGTERVPLSKSSASIIIAIIITALYSIVCVLGLVGNVLVMYVIVRYTKMKTATNIYIFNLALADALATSTLPFQSVNYLMGTWPFGKLLCKVIMSIDYYNMFTSIFTLTTMSMDRYIAVCHPVKALDFRTPRNAKIVNVCIWILSSAIGLPVMIMATIRFDSVLGVTDCTLKFPHPSWYWDNLLRICVFIFAFVMPVLIITVCYGLMILRLKSVRMLSGSKEKDRNLRRITRMVLVVVAVFIICWTPIHIYVILRALVKIPSTLFAAVAWHFCIALGYTNSCLNPVLYAFLDENFKRCFREFCVPTSSTIQYQGSNRVRNHARELPSTIHTADRTNHQV, translated from the exons ATGGACCTACTCGCCCAGCCCTGCGGTGATCTAGCTGCGAACGGGTCCCAGCTCTGCCAGACTAGCCTAACCACCATAAATTCCAGCCTGGGCTCAGCCAACTGGTCCTATCTCTGCATCAACTCCAGTTCGAACCCGTGTAACGGCACCGAGAGAGTCCCTCTGAGCAAGAGTTCGGCTTCAATCATCATCGCCATCATCATTACTGCTCTTTACTCCATTGTCTGTGTGCTGGGGTTGGTGGGCAATGTCCTGGTCATGTATGTCATTGTCAG GTACACTAAAATGAAGACAGCTACCAATATCTACATTTTCAACCTTGCTCTGGCTGATGCCTTGGCCACCAGCACACTGCCTTTCCAAAGTGTCAACTACCTGATGGGAACTTGGCCCTTTGGGAAGCTGTTGTGCAAGGTGATCATGTCCATTGATTATTACAATATGTTTACCAGTATATTTACCCTCACCACCATGAGCATGGACCGTTACATTGCTGTTTGCCACCCAGTCAAAGCTCTGGATTTTCGCACACCACGGAATGCCAAGATTGTCAATGTCTGCATCTGGATCCTGTCCTCAGCTATCGGACTGCCCGTGATGATAATGGCAACTATAAGGTTTGACAGTG TTTTAGGAGTAACAGATTGTACACTGAAATTCCCACACCCTTCCTGGTACTGGGACAACCTCTTGAGGATCTGCGTCTTCATCTTTGCCTTTGTTATGCCAGTCCTGATCATCACTGTGTGCTATGGCCTGATGATCTTGCGCCTGAAGAGTGTTCGGATGCTCTCCGGCTCAAAGGAGAAGGACAGGAACCTCCGGAGAATTACACGGATGGTTCTTGTGGTGGTGGCTGTCTTCATCATCTGCTGGACGCCCATCCACATCTACGTCATCCTGAGGGCCCTGGTGAAGATCCCATCCACTCTCTTCGCAGCAGTTGCCTGGCACTTCTGCATTGCCTTAGGCTACACCAACAGCTGCCTCAATCCCGTCCTCTACGCCTTCCTGGATGAGAATTTCAAGCGGTGTTTCCGGGAGTTCTGCGTGCCAACTTCCTCAACCATTCAGTACCAGGGCTCCAACCGGGTTCGGAACCATGCCCGGGAGCTGCCATCCACCATCCACACGGCTGATAGGACTAACCACCAGGTATGA
- the oprm1 gene encoding mu-type opioid receptor isoform X2: MKTATNIYIFNLALADALATSTLPFQSVNYLMGTWPFGKLLCKVIMSIDYYNMFTSIFTLTTMSMDRYIAVCHPVKALDFRTPRNAKIVNVCIWILSSAIGLPVMIMATIRFDSVLGVTDCTLKFPHPSWYWDNLLRICVFIFAFVMPVLIITVCYGLMILRLKSVRMLSGSKEKDRNLRRITRMVLVVVAVFIICWTPIHIYVILRALVKIPSTLFAAVAWHFCIALGYTNSCLNPVLYAFLDENFKRCFREFCVPTSSTIQYQGSNRVRNHARELPSTIHTADRTNHQV; the protein is encoded by the exons ATGAAGACAGCTACCAATATCTACATTTTCAACCTTGCTCTGGCTGATGCCTTGGCCACCAGCACACTGCCTTTCCAAAGTGTCAACTACCTGATGGGAACTTGGCCCTTTGGGAAGCTGTTGTGCAAGGTGATCATGTCCATTGATTATTACAATATGTTTACCAGTATATTTACCCTCACCACCATGAGCATGGACCGTTACATTGCTGTTTGCCACCCAGTCAAAGCTCTGGATTTTCGCACACCACGGAATGCCAAGATTGTCAATGTCTGCATCTGGATCCTGTCCTCAGCTATCGGACTGCCCGTGATGATAATGGCAACTATAAGGTTTGACAGTG TTTTAGGAGTAACAGATTGTACACTGAAATTCCCACACCCTTCCTGGTACTGGGACAACCTCTTGAGGATCTGCGTCTTCATCTTTGCCTTTGTTATGCCAGTCCTGATCATCACTGTGTGCTATGGCCTGATGATCTTGCGCCTGAAGAGTGTTCGGATGCTCTCCGGCTCAAAGGAGAAGGACAGGAACCTCCGGAGAATTACACGGATGGTTCTTGTGGTGGTGGCTGTCTTCATCATCTGCTGGACGCCCATCCACATCTACGTCATCCTGAGGGCCCTGGTGAAGATCCCATCCACTCTCTTCGCAGCAGTTGCCTGGCACTTCTGCATTGCCTTAGGCTACACCAACAGCTGCCTCAATCCCGTCCTCTACGCCTTCCTGGATGAGAATTTCAAGCGGTGTTTCCGGGAGTTCTGCGTGCCAACTTCCTCAACCATTCAGTACCAGGGCTCCAACCGGGTTCGGAACCATGCCCGGGAGCTGCCATCCACCATCCACACGGCTGATAGGACTAACCACCAGGTATGA